A region from the Drosophila mauritiana strain mau12 chromosome 2L, ASM438214v1, whole genome shotgun sequence genome encodes:
- the LOC117135137 gene encoding general odorant-binding protein 28a — MQSTPIILVAIVLLGAALVRAFDEKEAMAKLMETAEGCIPEVGASDADLQEMVKKQPASTYAGKCLRACVMKSFGVLGADGKLDTEAGREKAKQYTGNDPAKLKIALEIGDTCAALTVPDDHCEAAEAYGACFKSEAKKHGLF, encoded by the coding sequence ATGCAGTCTACTCCAATCATTCTGGTGGCAATCGTCCTCCTCGGCGCCGCACTGGTGCGAGCCTTTGACGAGAAGGAAGCCATGGCCAAGCTGATGGAGACAGCCGAGGGCTGCATTCCGGAGGTGGGCGCCAGCGATGCCGATCTGCAGGAAATGGTCAAgaagcagccagccagcacATATGCCGGCAAGTGCCTGCGCGCCTGCGTGATGAAGAGTTTCGGAGTACTGGGCGCCGACGGCAAACTGGACACGGAGGCAGGTCGCGAGAAGGCCAAGCAGTACACGGGCAACGATCCGGCCAAGCTAAAGATTGCCCTGGAGATCGGCGACACCTGTGCTGCCCTAACTGTGCCGGATGATCACTGCGAGGCCGCCGAAGCCTACGGCGCTTGCTTCAAGAGCGAGGCCAAGAAACATGGACTCTTCTAA
- the LOC117135136 gene encoding rap1 GTPase-activating protein 1 isoform X4, which produces MGVLRWRDSPGSRISGSIGNSSGNSNNNHHHSSNSNSSSGNNNAHQQQHNNNHINNNMNNNNNRENHHRGSNASEERVPQPHSPHDSHAHPHNGGLQHSGSRATLRHSMNHSSSSTVSGSACSSTPASPQLSGVVSASGCQLLSNGHHYQSQSSVSSNSSIVSAIPASQRLLEEALAKPAPYPMILLPLHGGYWMDGTEHECGYDARGNPLLPQTTWMAKFETDDTAKCYRRFYAAREHSNLIGVDEQLGPILLSIKTENVANQEHMRILMRLRTGTMHELLPVSCLLPQPSPAKMAHTLNENITVEHFMPILCPKASQLISVYDEHVLVSHFKFGVLYQRYGQTTEEELFGNQQTSPAFDEFLDVLGQRIRLKDHKGYRGGLDIQNGHTGDTAVYEVFKEREIMFHVSTLLPHTEGDPQQLQRKRHIGNDIVAIVFQETNTPFSPDMIASHFLHAFIVVQPIEPNTPHTRYKVSVTARDDVPFFGPTLPNPAVFRKGQEFKEFILTKLINAENACYKAEKFAKLEQRTRTSLLQNLCEELREKTRDFLGTDLSQTSAGSPTPETPKAESGSGNAGSRFIDTVKKALIMRVRSQSVDTGNGHGPGQTDKFSVNTKLGTLNSKKETHPEMQTPNLNTCSRTASKSSSKSKSSNESTSSSPDITSRQANNNNTNSIGGHLPQNGTGGGVVAAAVSAAQNGVVAVATMSETSDDSSLNSVDLDPMMAHLDGGATYIDSDTGLESMSSAEATTKACSLCLDGVQSTIMGSSPSNETIVKIENLRQEVTRLKCDKLDLLRQNVTCQRDIKRLRERELSLQGDLSAAGREILRLRDLLKEYMPDTASAPLSISPI; this is translated from the exons AACCACCATCGCGGCAGTAATGCGAGTGAGGAGCGCGTGCCACAGCCACACTCACCCCACGACAGCCACGCCCATCCCCACAACGGTGGGCTGCAGCACTCGGGATCGCGGGCAACACTGCGCCACTCGATGAACCACTCGAGCAGCTCCACAGTCTCGGGCTCCGCCTGCAGCTCGACGCCCGCCTCCCCGCAACTAAGTGGGGTGGTCAGCGCCTCCGGTTGCCAGCTGCTGTCCAACGGACACCACTACCAATCTCAGTCGTCGGTGAGCTCCAACTCATCGATCGTTTCGGCCATTCCCGCCTCGCAGAGATTGCTTGAGGAGGCGCTGGCCAAACCGGCACCGTACCCCATGATCTTGCTGCCACTGCACGGTGGTTACTGGATGGATGGCACCGAACATGAGTGCGGCTACGATGCGAGAGGAAATCCTCTGCTCCCACAGACCACCTGGATGGCCAAGTTCGAGACGGACGATACGGCCAAGTGCTACAGGAGATTCTATGCCGCTAGGGAGCACTCGAATTTGATTGGAGTGGATGAGCAATTGGGACCGATTTTGCTTTCTATTAAAACGGAAAATGTAGCCAACCAGGAGCACATGCGAATCCTGATGAGATTGAGAACTGGTACGATGCACGAGCTTCTTCCAGTTTCATGCCTATTACCACAGCCAAGTCCGGCAAAAATGGCGCATACACTGAACGAAAATATCACGGTCGAGCATTTCATGCCGATTTTGTGCCCCAAGGCCTCGCAACTCATCAGTGTATACGACGAGCATGTTCTCGTTTCGCACTTCAAGTTTGGAGTGCTCTACCAAAGATATGGACAGACCACCGAGGAGGAACTCTTCGGTAACCAGCAGACATCACCAGCTTTCGACGAGTTCTTGGATGTCTTGGGTCAAAGGATACGCCTGAAGGATCACAAGGGCTACAGGGGTGGGCTTGACATTCAGAATGGTCACACGGGCGACACAGCTGTCTATGAGGTCTTCAAGGAGCGAGAGATCATGTTCCATGTATCCACTCTATTGCCGCACACCGAGGGCGATCCACAGCAGCTCCAGAGGAAGCGACACATTGGCAATGACATTGTGGCCATCGTTTTCCAAGAGACCAACACTCCATTCTCACCCGACATGATCGCCAGTCACTTTCTGCACGCTTTCATCGTGGTCCAGCCCATTGAGCCGAACACACCACATACCCGTTACAAGGTCAGCGTTACCGCCAGGGATGATGTTCCCTTCTTCGGCCCCACTCTGCCGAATCCCGCAGTTTTCCGCAAGGGACAGGAGTTCAAGGAGTTCATCTTGACCAAGCTGATCAATGCTGAGAACGCGTGCTACAAAGCTGAAAAGTTTGCAAAGTTGGAACAGCGCACCAGGACCTCTCTGCTCCAGAATTTATGCGAGGAACTACGGGAGAAGACTCGCGACTTTCTGGGAACCGATCTTTCCCAGACGTCGGCAGGAAGTCCTACACCCGAGACCCCGAAAGCAGAAAGTGGTAGCGGCAATGCCGGCTCCCGCTTTATCGATACGGTGAAGAAGGCTTTAATCATGAGGGTGCGCTCGCAGAGCGTGGACACCGGAAATGGTCATGGACCTGGACAAACGGATAAATTCAGTGTGAACACCAAGCTGGGCACATTGAATTCCAAGAAGGAGACCCATCCCGAAATGCAGACACCCAATCTAAAT ACCTGCAGTCGCACGGCCTCCAAATCCTCATCCAAGTCGAAGTCATCGAACGAGTCCACTTCCTCCTCCCCTGACATTACCTCTCGCCAggcgaacaacaacaataccAATTCCATCGGTGGACACCTCCCCCAAAATGGAACCGGCGGGGGCGTGGTAGCAGCGGCTGTCAGTGCCGCCCAAAACGGAGTGGTCGCAGTGGCCACCATGTCGGAAACGAGCGATGATTCCAGTCTGAATAGCGTGGATCTCGATCCAATGATGGCGCACTTGGACGGCGGAGCCACCTACATTGACAGTGATACTGGGCTAGAAAGCATGAGTTCGGCGGAGGCCACCACCAAGGCGTGCTCCCTGTGCTTAGATGGAGTCCAGTCCACCATAATGGGTAGTTCCCCCAGCAACGAGACGATCGTGAAGATCGAGAATCTGCGCCAGGAGGTCACACGATTGAAGTGCGACAAGTTGGATCTACTCAGACAGAATGTG aCCTGTCAGCGCGACATCAAGCGACTTCGGGAGCGGGAACTTTCCCTTCAAGGCGATCTATCGGCGGCAGGCAGAGAGATCCTGCGACTGCGGGATCTCCTCAAGGAATACATGCCCGATACAGCTTCAGCACCACTCTCCATATCGCCCATCTAA